GGCTGTTCAAAAGTACCAGATATTAATAACGTGGGCTTGATGGAAGACCGAGCCACATTGCGGATTTCGTCGCAATATTTAACCAACTGGTTAGAGCATGGTTTATGCAGTGAAGAAGAAGTATTAGCTGCGCTGAAAAAGATGGCTGTTGTCGTTGATACTCAAAACGCAGGGGATGCTGAATACATTAATATGGCGCCTAACTTTGACGGCATAGCCTTTAAAGCCGCGTGTGATTTAATTTTTAAAGGTAAAGCTCAGCCATCTGGCTATACCGAGCCTTTACTGCATGCTTATAGAATCCAAGCAAAGGTAAGTTAATATAAGCCAAGCTATTTTAAGCATCATAGTGTTAAGCCGCCCAAAACACTAAAGCCTTAATCAATACGATTAGGGCTTTTTTGTTTGTAAGCTATTAATGAACAGCGGGTTAAATTGCTAGCCATTCATCCAGAGTTTGGCTAATGTGGATGAATGATTAATAAAGGAATATTAAGATGAAAGTGCACGATATTATGACTCAAAATCCCGTTTGTATCAGCGATGAAGCAAGCTTAAAAGATGCCCATCAATTGATGCAAAGCCGTAATGTACGCCACCTTCCAGTTATTTCTGAAACCGATGGCCAACTGATTGGGATGTTGACTCATAAAAAAATGATTGCCAGTGTGTTAACTATGCTCAATAAATATGGCCAAGGGGCATTAGACAGAAAAGAGCGTTACACGCCAATTGCCGATATTATGGAAACCCAAGTGCAAAAGTTAGGTTTAGATGAGCCTCTAACGATCGTCGTGCAATACTTTATTGATAATAAGTTAGGATGCTTACCTGTAGTTGATGAGCAAAACAAAGTGCTAGGGATTGTCACTTCATCAGATTTTGTCAAACTGTGTCAGCGATTACTGTTAAAACATAACTAAAGGTAGTATTCCTTTTAATCAGTGATTTACAGTTAGTAGGCCTTATTCATAGGCAATTTTATTAGAAGTGAAACCTTTGAGCTTTTTACACTAGCTATTAAAAAAATGGTTCAACGAATAATATCGTTGAACCATTTTTGTATGTGCTTATAAACTGCAAGATTAAAAACTATTATAGATTCACAGTCATTACTTCAAACCCGAAATCAGTGGCGGGATACCCGGTAAAATCCCTACCGCCGCCATCACTCCTGTGAGTACCACAAACAAAATGCTTGGCAATATCGTGTCATTCAGTTTTTTCAGAACTCTAGCTTTATTACATATCAACTCGGTTCTTCAGGAATACCATATTGATAAGGTAGCCATGAGTTCTTAGTCTGGGTATGATATAAAAATAAACATAACAATAACATTATCAGCTATGTATCATTTTGATAGACCAATCATTATTTTATCTGCTCCTCGATCTGGAAGTACTTTGCTATTCGAAGTTCTTTCGAAAAATAATGCATTAATGACTATTGGTGGTGAGAGTCATGCACTAATTGAAAAAATTCCAAGTCTGAATATTGCATATCGTGGGTTTAGTTCTAATGCACTAAATCAACAAGATATTGATATTAATTTACGGCAGCACTTATTGCAGCGCTTTAGTGATGAAATGCTGGATAGTGAGGGGCAGAGAGCTAATTCAATGGCGGGTACTATTTTTCGCTTCCTCGAAAAGACACCAAAGAATAGTTTAAGAGTTGATTTTCTCAATGTTTTATTCCCTGACGCACTATTTATCTATCTTGTTAGAGACCCTAAAGAAAATATCAGTAGTATTATGCAAGCTTGGCAATCCAATAAGTTTGTAACTTACCCCAACCTTCCAGGATGGAATAAACGTAATTGGTCTTTATTGTTACCTGAAAAGTGGCAAACATTGAACGGTGAGACTTTAGAATCTATTGCTGCATTTCAATGGCAAGAGGCTAATAATGCCATTATTAACTCCCTTAAAAAGATAAACAGTGCACGCTGGTGTATGGTGTCTTATGAACAACTGGTTAATCAAACTGAAAAAACTATTGAACGTTTATGCCATTTTAGCGGCATCGAGTTTACCGAAGAGTTAGCCCAAATATGCAGTCAAGCCTTACCTCATTCTCGCTACACCATCTCTGCACCAAAAGCGGACAAATGGCTTGCAAACTACAGTGAGATTAAAAAAGTTTGGCCTAGTATTGAAACAACAATTTGTAAAATTAACCAATGCTTAGGAAAACATGGTCTCCCTGTATTTGATAGCGAATGGCATTATCATGAAATGGGTGAATCTGCGACTGGAATTGTCAAGGAATCGGGAGCATTGAATGATAAAAAAGATACTAATTACAAGAATGTGACTCGAAACAGTCTTTGCCCTTGTGGCTCAGGTAAACGATTCAAACAATGTCATGGTGCGTTGCGCTAAATTGCAGAGAGAATTATTATGAAGTTACCTCATGAGTTTTATCAATTACCTTACCTTTTTGATATTAATAGGTTGATTGAAGAAATTGAGCAATTTTCTGATTCAGATTGGTTTAGTCATCACGAAGGTTTTCCTGGAAACTCAGCGATACCGTTGATTTCAGTAAATGGCGAATTTAATAATGACTTTAAAGGACCCATGAAGCCGACTTCTGCACTCGATAAATGCCCTTATATTAAGCAAATATTATCCTCTTTTGGTGAAGTTCTCAGCCGTTCAAGATTGATGCGTTTAGCTCCGGGTGCACAAGTCCCCTTACATTCAGATATTAATTATCATTGGTACAAGCGGGTAAGGGTACATATCCCTATTACTACAAACACTAAAGTTAAGTTTTTTTGTCATGATAAACAAGTTCACATGGGCGCCGGTGAGTGTTGGATTTTTGATTCATGGAAGCTTCATAAGGTGGAGAATAATAGTGAGGATTTCCGTGTTCACTTAGTGGTAGATCTTGCTGGTTCAAGCAAATTTTGGCGAACTATTTTTCAGGAATCTTATTCAATATCGGATGAGAGTAAAAAGTTATTTAATGCTCAAATTGTCGAGTTCAATGATAGTGTAAATAGTCACTTTAATACTGAAAAGTTTAATGCACCTGTGATTATGCCTGTCTCTGAAGTTGAGTATTTATGTAGTGAATTATTGAAAGAGACCGAGTTAAATACAGAAAACACTCAAGAACAAGTGCTGGCATTTTCATTGTTACTGGGTGACTTTGTAGCCGATTGGCGTGTACTTTGGCTACAATATCAGAGTAATAGAGAAGGTTGGACACATTATCATGCATTACGACAACAAGTTATGCAAAAAGCTATAGAGTTAGGCAAATCGTTGCAGTTAATCTATTCTGGCTCTGTGATAAAAGCATTTGAACAATTAGTCATTGTTGCTTGTATGAATATCGATTTAAGTGAACAGCATAAACCTTCTAATGAAATAACACGTAATTCACAGAAGAAAACCCCTCCTATAAAAACAACTGAAACTGATTTAGTTAATAAGAGTAATTCAATTGCTGCACCTCAAACTCGAAATAGTCCCTGCCCTTGTGGAAGTGGTAAACGGTATAAAACTTGTCATGGCAAAATGAATTAGCCACATTTAGTGGATGTTGACTACTCCTGAATTTTAAAGCACCCCATGGGTGCTTTTTTAGTAACTAAAAAATTGTTTGGATGCTTGTTGGGCAATAGCCTTAAGCCTGGCAACTTCAGGTTTAATATAGGGTTGATATTTTTCTGCTTGCCCTATTGCATTAGGGTTCATTGGTTGTTTGACCTGACTGGCACTTGGCGTTAACACAGCGCGTTCTGATTCATAAAAAGTAAAACATTTAGCTTGAGTCGATAAACCACAGTAATCTAAAATTTGCTGAATTTGTGTATCAGGTTCAAGCACTAATTTCTCAAAGCAAATATGTTGTATTTCATCGGGGTAGAGCTTGTCCCAATGTGCCATTAAATCTAAGTAGTGCTGCCAATAACTTTCTATATGGTCAAACGAATAAGAATATTCATGCCCTAAGCTAAAGTACTGCTTAAATACGCTAAGACCGTTGTCTACAGCATTGCGGATAACATTTATGATCTTTGCATTGGGAAACAAAGTTTTTATTAAGCCAATATGTAAAAAATTATTAGGGTTCTTATCAATGAAGTAACTTGGGGATTCAATAAAGTATTTGTTTACTTCAGTTAAATATTGTTCGCGAAGTTGAATCGCATCAATATTTGATAATTGACTTAACTGAGATTGGTAACCTCCATTCATATCCATTTTTAGAGCAAAACGTTCCATAAAGGGAAGTTCATCAGTTGCGCCTACCTCTGTGTGGCTGGCTAATATTTGTTCCACCAAAGTGGTTCCCGAACGGGGCATTCCAATAATAAAAATTGGAGTTTGATTCGGAGTTGGTAGATTATTTATGTTTGGTGATGGTGTATGGCCAAGTAAAGATAATACAATTTTTGCAAATAAAGGTTGTTTAAAAGGGCGGTAGATAGCCATAATCTTATTGGCGAATAACATAGACTCGCAAGCTTTATCTAATTGGTTAAACTGCTCATAAGCTTTACAAAGTGCAAAATATACTAATGCTTGATTTTGTTTATTTAGCGAATCATTTCGAGCATGTTCCTGTAATAGAGCCAAATCACTATTGCTAAATTTATATTGTTTTAAGTCTGCTAAGCTCCAGTATCCAACACCGGCTTGGTTTGGACTTAGTTGAAGGTATTGATGATAAAAATCAGCTGCTCGATCTGTTTCTCCTTTCGCCTTGTATATATGGCCTAAGTTAAGCTGAACAGTAGGGGATGAAAATTCATTTTCGATACACCATTTAAAAC
This window of the Shewanella goraebulensis genome carries:
- a CDS encoding CBS domain-containing protein; the protein is MKVHDIMTQNPVCISDEASLKDAHQLMQSRNVRHLPVISETDGQLIGMLTHKKMIASVLTMLNKYGQGALDRKERYTPIADIMETQVQKLGLDEPLTIVVQYFIDNKLGCLPVVDEQNKVLGIVTSSDFVKLCQRLLLKHN
- a CDS encoding sulfotransferase family protein, which codes for MYHFDRPIIILSAPRSGSTLLFEVLSKNNALMTIGGESHALIEKIPSLNIAYRGFSSNALNQQDIDINLRQHLLQRFSDEMLDSEGQRANSMAGTIFRFLEKTPKNSLRVDFLNVLFPDALFIYLVRDPKENISSIMQAWQSNKFVTYPNLPGWNKRNWSLLLPEKWQTLNGETLESIAAFQWQEANNAIINSLKKINSARWCMVSYEQLVNQTEKTIERLCHFSGIEFTEELAQICSQALPHSRYTISAPKADKWLANYSEIKKVWPSIETTICKINQCLGKHGLPVFDSEWHYHEMGESATGIVKESGALNDKKDTNYKNVTRNSLCPCGSGKRFKQCHGALR
- a CDS encoding aspartyl/asparaginyl beta-hydroxylase domain-containing protein gives rise to the protein MKLPHEFYQLPYLFDINRLIEEIEQFSDSDWFSHHEGFPGNSAIPLISVNGEFNNDFKGPMKPTSALDKCPYIKQILSSFGEVLSRSRLMRLAPGAQVPLHSDINYHWYKRVRVHIPITTNTKVKFFCHDKQVHMGAGECWIFDSWKLHKVENNSEDFRVHLVVDLAGSSKFWRTIFQESYSISDESKKLFNAQIVEFNDSVNSHFNTEKFNAPVIMPVSEVEYLCSELLKETELNTENTQEQVLAFSLLLGDFVADWRVLWLQYQSNREGWTHYHALRQQVMQKAIELGKSLQLIYSGSVIKAFEQLVIVACMNIDLSEQHKPSNEITRNSQKKTPPIKTTETDLVNKSNSIAAPQTRNSPCPCGSGKRYKTCHGKMN
- a CDS encoding tetratricopeptide repeat-containing sulfotransferase family protein, with protein sequence MSIIEQYLEQAKSLYISKNYSPAKMYARKVIKRDKNHVEAITLLGLIHLDLEQYIEAESYYIEASSIAPNSISTLSGLLSIAEVKQDFFLAKKYLNKLIELQPLVGEHRYKLGMVTVKLGDVAIAEQCFKWCIENEFSSPTVQLNLGHIYKAKGETDRAADFYHQYLQLSPNQAGVGYWSLADLKQYKFSNSDLALLQEHARNDSLNKQNQALVYFALCKAYEQFNQLDKACESMLFANKIMAIYRPFKQPLFAKIVLSLLGHTPSPNINNLPTPNQTPIFIIGMPRSGTTLVEQILASHTEVGATDELPFMERFALKMDMNGGYQSQLSQLSNIDAIQLREQYLTEVNKYFIESPSYFIDKNPNNFLHIGLIKTLFPNAKIINVIRNAVDNGLSVFKQYFSLGHEYSYSFDHIESYWQHYLDLMAHWDKLYPDEIQHICFEKLVLEPDTQIQQILDYCGLSTQAKCFTFYESERAVLTPSASQVKQPMNPNAIGQAEKYQPYIKPEVARLKAIAQQASKQFFSY